One Fimbriiglobus ruber genomic window carries:
- a CDS encoding 3'-5' exonuclease: MRLTFAHLALARPLAVLDLETTEVDPARDRVVEFAVLKIAPDGRSQLCHQRVRPGVPIPAAATAVHGITDRMVDTVPPFRVIARSLAAFLADTDLAGFGIAGFDLPILAAEFARAGVSFRVAGRAVVDALTVFHRHEPRDLGAAVRLYLGRDHPNAHAAAADARVAAAVLDAQVGRYGLPPTPPGCTRPWSRSMSAGGFARLRWGRRLRVRQAHRPLLADVARTDPGYLEWMLGQAFLDDAHALVRRALAGQPLDVPNPVNARRPA, encoded by the coding sequence TTGCGTCTTACGTTCGCGCACCTCGCACTCGCCCGCCCGCTCGCGGTTCTCGACCTGGAGACGACCGAAGTCGACCCGGCCCGGGACCGGGTCGTCGAGTTCGCCGTCCTCAAGATCGCCCCGGACGGGCGGTCGCAGCTCTGTCACCAGCGGGTTCGCCCCGGGGTGCCGATCCCCGCGGCCGCGACCGCCGTGCACGGGATCACTGACCGCATGGTCGACACCGTCCCCCCGTTCCGGGTCATCGCCCGCAGTCTCGCCGCTTTTTTGGCCGACACCGATCTGGCCGGGTTCGGAATCGCCGGGTTCGACCTCCCGATCCTGGCCGCCGAGTTCGCCCGGGCCGGGGTTTCGTTCCGGGTGGCCGGGCGGGCGGTCGTCGACGCCCTGACCGTGTTTCACCGGCACGAGCCCCGGGATCTCGGGGCGGCCGTCCGGCTCTACCTCGGGCGAGACCACCCGAACGCCCACGCGGCCGCGGCCGACGCCCGGGTCGCGGCCGCCGTCCTCGACGCCCAGGTCGGGCGGTACGGGCTCCCGCCGACCCCGCCGGGCTGCACGCGACCCTGGTCGAGGTCGATGTCGGCCGGCGGTTTCGCGCGGCTCCGGTGGGGGCGTCGACTTCGCGTTCGGCAAGCACACCGGCCGCTCCTGGCGGACGTGGCCCGGACCGACCCGGGGTACCTGGAGTGGATGCTCGGGCAGGCGTTCCTGGACGACGCCCACGCCCTCGTCCGCCGGGCCCTGGCCGGACAACCGCTCGATGTCCCGAATCCCGTAAACGCACGTCGGCCGGCCTAA
- a CDS encoding recombinase family protein: protein MTAGVVRRVFGWFVHDRLTVMEIVRRLNDDTDIPLPPRSKTGAWTREVVARVLRNPLYRGWLRYGVTESVGFRPRTTRGRSAARSRSRSNRSRTCGWSRIPTGTRPKC from the coding sequence GTGACCGCGGGCGTCGTGCGGCGGGTGTTCGGGTGGTTCGTCCACGACCGACTGACGGTGATGGAGATCGTTCGCCGGCTGAACGACGACACCGACATCCCCCTCCCGCCGCGGTCGAAGACCGGGGCGTGGACCCGGGAGGTGGTCGCCCGCGTCCTCCGGAACCCGCTGTACCGCGGGTGGCTGCGGTACGGGGTGACCGAGTCGGTTGGGTTTCGTCCAAGGACTACGCGCGGAAGAAGCGCCGCCCGGAGCCGCTCAAGGAGCAACAGGTCGAGAACCTGCGGTTGGTCCCGGATTCCGACTGGCACGCGGCCCAAGTGCTGA
- a CDS encoding recombinase family protein, which yields MAAASSPASGARERNEEERQAKLARAEEDVRQIVAEFHARSPSRPGQPIGAAYARYSTKHQDSVADQIRAIFADAARKGVSIPLGHVFFDLGVRGCKNERAGLNALRECLAAKRAQVAFFFATNRLFRKTYRSLQFVEEEIVDRGLRGVFVKSGVDTADERRWRSLLTMNAMMDELVVGSSGEHIRAAHEGLIEKGFVCGPIAYGYAGKPVPGPSPAAACRGPSWSPTR from the coding sequence GTGGCCGCGGCTTCGTCCCCGGCTTCAGGAGCCCGCGAGCGCAATGAGGAGGAGCGGCAGGCCAAGCTGGCGCGAGCGGAGGAGGATGTCCGCCAGATCGTCGCCGAGTTCCACGCCCGTTCTCCGTCGAGGCCGGGTCAACCGATCGGGGCCGCGTACGCCCGGTATTCGACCAAGCACCAGGACTCCGTTGCCGACCAAATCCGGGCCATCTTCGCCGACGCCGCCCGGAAAGGCGTCTCCATCCCGCTCGGACATGTGTTCTTCGATTTGGGCGTCCGCGGGTGCAAGAACGAGCGCGCGGGATTGAACGCCTTGCGGGAATGCCTGGCGGCCAAGCGTGCCCAGGTCGCGTTCTTCTTCGCTACCAACCGATTGTTCCGGAAGACGTACCGGTCCCTCCAGTTCGTCGAGGAAGAGATTGTCGACCGGGGGCTCCGCGGGGTGTTCGTCAAGTCGGGGGTCGATACCGCGGACGAGAGGCGGTGGCGGAGCCTGTTGACGATGAACGCGATGATGGACGAGTTGGTCGTCGGGTCGTCCGGGGAGCACATCCGGGCGGCCCACGAGGGACTCATCGAGAAGGGATTCGTGTGCGGCCCGATCGCGTACGGGTACGCGGGCAAACCGGTCCCCGGGCCGTCACCCGCCGCGGCCTGCCGCGGACCGTCCTGGTCCCCGACCCGGTGA
- a CDS encoding IS66 family transposase, giving the protein MAAPAHSDRQLALRDAVAAMRRQCLDELADPALRTPVRKVLTSLDEHWLGLTRFADDPRIPRDNNRSERHLRGPAPGRKNDSGSGAQWSGQLAAMMFTLLATLPMWGFTPVAAAMS; this is encoded by the coding sequence CTGGCGGCCCCGGCCCACTCGGACCGGCAACTGGCCCTGCGCGACGCCGTCGCCGCGATGCGGCGGCAATGCCTGGACGAACTCGCCGATCCCGCCCTCCGTACACCGGTCCGCAAAGTCCTGACCAGTTTAGATGAGCACTGGCTCGGTCTCACCCGCTTCGCGGACGATCCCCGCATCCCGAGGGACAACAATCGGTCGGAACGTCACCTGCGGGGACCCGCCCCGGGCCGGAAAAACGACTCCGGGTCGGGTGCCCAGTGGAGCGGTCAACTGGCGGCCATGATGTTCACCCTGCTGGCGACGCTCCCGATGTGGGGGTTCACCCCGGTGGCGGCCGCGATGTCCTGA
- a CDS encoding ISKra4 family transposase — protein sequence MTCPHCRESARCKGFKSRQLVSLFGPLEYSRHYYLCRHCHHGISPLDGVLGLRAHDLTPAADEVVCLSGLEDSFATAADTVLPRLAGLRVSESTVQRATEAAGERLAEAQHAGQTFGPSTPWAWHKDADGKTVGYVSVDATGVGQQGSRGAKAEGRMAYIGMIDNPVPEERPRWANPTAAKRPEWKARYVSQVRSLAELAEPLRRQASQVNLGGADRWVALSDGGIGLEDFLRANFPRVEAVILDFYHVAEYVAKLSRVLHPGDADADRRWRETTCEELKTSGGSAVLEKVRSLDLADRAGAASVRAEVVTYFTNQTHRMDYPHYLAQGWQIGSGPVESACKTVIGERMKGGGMRWGEDGADAMSHLRALFCSSDNQWAAFWSKN from the coding sequence ATGACGTGCCCGCACTGCCGGGAATCGGCCCGGTGCAAGGGATTCAAGTCCCGTCAATTGGTCAGCCTGTTCGGTCCGCTCGAGTACTCCCGGCACTACTACTTGTGCCGGCACTGCCACCACGGGATATCGCCCCTGGACGGGGTGCTCGGGTTACGGGCTCACGACCTGACCCCGGCCGCCGACGAGGTCGTCTGCCTGTCCGGGTTGGAGGATAGTTTCGCCACGGCCGCCGACACGGTGTTGCCGCGGTTGGCCGGTCTGCGAGTGAGTGAGTCGACGGTCCAGCGGGCGACCGAGGCCGCCGGCGAGCGGTTGGCCGAAGCCCAACATGCGGGCCAGACGTTCGGCCCGTCGACCCCGTGGGCGTGGCACAAGGATGCCGACGGGAAAACGGTCGGTTACGTGTCGGTCGACGCCACCGGCGTCGGGCAACAAGGTTCCCGCGGTGCCAAGGCCGAGGGGCGGATGGCGTACATCGGGATGATTGACAACCCGGTCCCCGAGGAACGCCCACGGTGGGCGAATCCGACGGCGGCCAAGCGACCGGAGTGGAAGGCCCGGTACGTGTCCCAGGTGCGGTCGCTCGCGGAGTTGGCCGAGCCGTTGCGGCGACAAGCCTCCCAGGTGAATCTGGGCGGTGCCGATCGATGGGTCGCGTTGTCCGACGGGGGCATTGGGTTGGAGGACTTCCTGCGGGCGAATTTCCCCCGTGTGGAAGCCGTCATCTTGGACTTCTACCACGTGGCCGAATACGTCGCCAAACTGTCCCGCGTCCTGCATCCGGGGGACGCGGACGCGGACCGGCGATGGCGGGAGACGACGTGCGAGGAACTCAAGACCTCCGGCGGATCCGCCGTGCTAGAGAAGGTCCGGTCGTTGGATCTCGCCGACCGGGCCGGGGCGGCGAGTGTTCGTGCGGAGGTCGTGACGTACTTCACGAATCAGACCCATCGGATGGATTACCCGCACTACTTGGCCCAGGGCTGGCAGATCGGCAGTGGTCCGGTGGAGAGTGCCTGCAAGACGGTCATCGGGGAACGCATGAAGGGCGGGGGAATGCGTTGGGGCGAGGACGGCGCCGATGCGATGAGCCACTTGCGCGCGCTGTTTTGTAGCTCGGATAACCAGTGGGCGGCGTTTTGGTCTAAGAATTAG
- a CDS encoding WD40 repeat domain-containing protein, whose amino-acid sequence MFLPDGKHLLAATENRWAFVDVATAKVVRSFSELGCEEPVFTADNKHFLTGWSLVNSASGEELAIFERSAIPGRHPRPEVFSLAHRGYRVLARTVTPEGVVRMVAADEDHTWLATFPLGDGHRELTIGTNSLSDLAFSPDGSALLAGTSRDIRNPFDSQHIIGSARLVERWDATTGAVRFQPRTNEMPDIKLTFDPPAEPKVAAGRDTLTLADLGTARAWVTLHKEKGAGKLLGVSPGGRVMALLEDEHAITLRDAQTGKVSGKIPSKDVWDERIVFTADDEGVFTWLRDGDLVLWDTKTGAERKRWEMPGYTRALRLTPDGKDPAAVVILARKTNDLILWNVQLGESIAVLRGHTGYVETAAFSPDGQTLATGGDCVRLWDAVTGHSRGVLRTSSGDVGHVAFRPDGRALATGRFEHPICLWAAPSK is encoded by the coding sequence ATGTTCTTACCGGACGGCAAACATCTCCTCGCGGCCACCGAAAACCGCTGGGCTTTCGTCGACGTGGCAACCGCTAAGGTGGTGCGCAGCTTTTCCGAACTCGGGTGCGAAGAACCAGTCTTCACCGCCGACAACAAACATTTCTTGACGGGTTGGTCGCTCGTGAATTCGGCGTCGGGCGAAGAACTGGCGATCTTCGAACGGTCAGCGATCCCGGGTCGTCACCCGCGCCCCGAAGTCTTTTCACTCGCGCACCGCGGATACCGAGTACTCGCGCGCACGGTCACGCCGGAAGGGGTGGTTCGCATGGTGGCCGCGGACGAGGACCACACGTGGCTCGCGACGTTCCCACTCGGCGATGGCCACCGCGAGCTAACAATTGGTACAAACTCGCTCTCCGATCTCGCCTTTTCACCGGACGGGTCGGCCCTCCTCGCGGGGACCAGCAGGGATATCCGAAACCCGTTCGATTCGCAGCACATTATTGGCTCCGCCCGCCTCGTGGAGCGCTGGGACGCGACGACCGGCGCGGTCCGCTTCCAGCCGCGCACGAACGAGATGCCGGACATCAAATTAACTTTCGATCCTCCGGCCGAACCGAAAGTCGCAGCAGGTCGTGACACGCTCACGCTCGCGGACCTCGGTACCGCCCGTGCGTGGGTCACGCTCCACAAGGAGAAGGGCGCCGGCAAGTTGTTGGGCGTTTCGCCCGGTGGCCGCGTCATGGCGCTTCTCGAAGACGAACACGCGATCACCCTCCGCGACGCCCAAACGGGAAAAGTGAGTGGGAAGATCCCAAGCAAGGATGTGTGGGACGAAAGGATAGTGTTTACGGCCGACGACGAGGGAGTGTTCACTTGGCTCCGGGATGGTGATCTGGTGTTGTGGGATACCAAGACCGGGGCGGAGCGGAAGCGATGGGAAATGCCCGGGTACACGCGGGCGCTCCGCCTGACCCCCGACGGCAAGGATCCGGCGGCCGTGGTCATTCTGGCCAGGAAAACCAACGATCTGATCCTGTGGAACGTGCAGCTCGGTGAGTCCATCGCGGTACTGCGGGGGCACACCGGGTACGTCGAAACGGCCGCATTTTCGCCGGACGGGCAGACCCTGGCCACCGGGGGCGACTGCGTGCGGTTGTGGGACGCCGTGACGGGTCATTCCCGCGGGGTACTGCGTACGTCTTCGGGCGATGTCGGGCACGTCGCGTTCCGACCGGACGGCCGAGCCCTCGCGACCGGCCGGTTCGAGCATCCTATTTGTTTGTGGGCAGCGCCGTCGAAGTGA
- a CDS encoding PQQ-binding-like beta-propeller repeat protein has protein sequence MLSLDRPRATRLTVSLAIVLFAGAAFAAEPPVVSFWEQTESVSVVTFSADGKQLVTAGGNLQTGYVAFWNLDTMTRAVRLTDTGMVRAMAISPDGKTLCVHATVLLGDRSTLSKVRTFDVTSGKPIAEIESLPKQAGATGAMLFSADGKQLVLGRGDGTVTLHNPATGKLTATLRVGSDAAWALALSSDGKTQAVGGQGPTGVQLWDIAEEKVRATIPVGQFYVAALAYSPDGKTLVAGTGRDHETPGELVVWDVTEGKIKDRWKGHDGPVVSVHFSRDGQYVASGARSSDIKLWDAKTGKELRELTGPLNLSRVAFAPDGKTLAVSGGTGDVFISSGGVRLWDVPSGRERLPPKAAAERDRREAALRRTAAEQAQARAVRDRDPNVATERARRAEYALAIHVANDHAARWQFAQARKLLDGLRPAKGESDLRGLEWHLLDARLPRFTELCDGKPARHATFSPDGTRIAAAVGVSVHMFDAATGKPLFECKGSRNSAGILFSPNGKSIAVVDSSANAVGTDVKVVDARTGKDIVSLSGHPGGVKGFAFSPDGTQLAAAVGASIHMFDAATGKPLFECKGFRNSPGKMLFSPNGKFIAVVDYSANAAVSDVKVVDAHTGGHRFTVGAPRRC, from the coding sequence ATGCTTTCCCTCGATCGTCCGCGCGCCACCCGGTTGACCGTCTCCTTGGCGATTGTCCTCTTCGCGGGGGCCGCGTTCGCCGCGGAACCGCCGGTCGTCTCGTTCTGGGAACAGACGGAGTCGGTCAGCGTGGTGACGTTTTCGGCGGACGGGAAGCAACTCGTCACCGCCGGCGGCAACCTCCAGACCGGGTACGTCGCGTTCTGGAACCTCGACACGATGACCCGCGCCGTCCGGTTGACCGATACCGGGATGGTGCGCGCGATGGCGATTTCCCCCGACGGGAAAACGCTCTGTGTCCACGCGACCGTCCTCCTCGGCGACCGGTCCACTCTTTCAAAAGTCCGCACTTTCGATGTGACCTCCGGTAAGCCGATCGCCGAGATCGAGTCACTCCCGAAGCAAGCGGGCGCGACCGGCGCGATGCTGTTCAGCGCCGACGGTAAACAACTCGTTTTGGGCCGCGGTGACGGGACGGTCACGCTCCACAATCCGGCCACGGGCAAGCTGACGGCGACCCTGCGCGTCGGGTCCGACGCCGCCTGGGCACTTGCCTTATCGTCCGACGGCAAGACGCAGGCCGTGGGCGGGCAAGGACCAACGGGAGTGCAACTGTGGGACATCGCGGAAGAAAAGGTCCGTGCCACGATTCCGGTGGGCCAGTTCTACGTCGCGGCTCTGGCCTACAGCCCGGACGGCAAGACCCTCGTCGCCGGAACCGGGCGCGACCACGAAACGCCGGGCGAACTGGTGGTCTGGGACGTAACCGAGGGGAAAATCAAGGATCGCTGGAAGGGGCACGACGGGCCGGTCGTCAGTGTCCACTTCAGCCGCGACGGTCAGTACGTTGCTTCGGGGGCGCGGTCCAGTGACATCAAACTGTGGGACGCGAAGACCGGCAAGGAATTGAGGGAGCTGACCGGCCCGCTGAATTTGTCCCGGGTGGCGTTCGCGCCGGACGGCAAGACACTCGCGGTCTCGGGCGGTACCGGCGACGTGTTCATTTCCTCCGGCGGTGTCCGCCTGTGGGACGTGCCCTCGGGTCGCGAACGATTGCCCCCGAAAGCGGCCGCGGAACGTGACCGTCGCGAAGCCGCGCTGCGGCGCACGGCGGCGGAGCAAGCACAAGCCCGAGCCGTCCGCGACCGCGATCCAAACGTCGCGACCGAACGTGCCCGGCGGGCCGAGTACGCACTCGCCATACACGTCGCGAACGACCACGCCGCACGCTGGCAATTCGCTCAAGCGCGCAAACTCCTGGACGGGTTGCGGCCGGCGAAAGGCGAAAGCGACTTGCGTGGTCTCGAATGGCACCTCCTCGACGCCCGGTTGCCCCGGTTCACCGAACTCTGCGACGGCAAACCAGCCCGCCATGCCACGTTCTCGCCTGACGGAACGAGAATCGCGGCCGCCGTGGGTGTGAGTGTCCACATGTTCGACGCCGCGACCGGCAAGCCGCTCTTTGAGTGCAAAGGATCCCGCAACTCGGCGGGCATACTGTTTTCACCGAACGGGAAGTCCATCGCGGTGGTGGACTCTTCGGCTAACGCTGTCGGGACCGACGTGAAGGTGGTCGATGCCCGCACTGGAAAGGACATCGTTTCACTGTCAGGGCACCCCGGCGGTGTCAAAGGATTCGCGTTCTCGCCCGATGGAACGCAGCTCGCGGCCGCCGTGGGTGCGAGTATCCACATGTTCGACGCCGCGACCGGCAAGCCGCTCTTTGAATGCAAGGGCTTTCGCAACTCACCGGGGAAGATGTTGTTTTCACCGAACGGGAAGTTCATCGCGGTGGTGGACTATTCGGCCAACGCCGCCGTGTCCGACGTGAAGGTGGTCGATGCCCACACCGGGGGACATCGTTTCACTGTCGGGGCACCGCGACGGTGTTGA
- a CDS encoding DUF1501 domain-containing protein, whose translation MNPRLASIQAQTRRQFLGAGSSGLGAVALASLLGDTSSARADRAPAVDDPLAPRKPHFPAKAKRVIYLHMSGSPPHLDLFDYKPELVKRTGQDVPDSFLKGRRFAFTSGVPKLLGTPRKYEKRGKGGVWMSDAVPKLHEVADEICMIKSMKTDEFNHAPAELLLFTGSARQGRPGMGSWVTYGLGTENQNLPGFVVLISSGVQPSGGANDWGNGFLPSVFQGVQCRTKGDPVLYVSDPAGMDRGMRKKTIDALHDLNDLQAGELGHPETQTRIAQYELAFRMQTAVPEVMDITKETKQTIEDYGASPGGASFANNCLLARRLVQKGVRFVQLFDWGWDFHGTGPGEDIRDGLTKKCATMDKPIAALIRDLKRLGMLDDTLIVWTGEFGRTPFREGRTAGGSVLGRDHYPDCYCAWMAGAGVKHGYSHGETDDLGFSVAKDLVHVHDFQATLMHLLGFDHTKLTYRFQGRDYRLTDVHGHVVKDVLA comes from the coding sequence ATGAACCCCCGCCTCGCCTCCATCCAGGCCCAGACGCGCCGGCAGTTCCTCGGCGCCGGGTCGTCCGGTCTCGGCGCGGTCGCCCTCGCGTCGCTACTCGGTGACACCTCCTCGGCGCGGGCCGACCGCGCGCCGGCGGTCGACGACCCGCTCGCCCCGCGGAAGCCGCACTTCCCGGCCAAAGCCAAGCGGGTCATTTACCTGCACATGTCCGGCTCGCCGCCGCACCTCGACCTGTTCGACTACAAGCCGGAACTCGTCAAGCGGACCGGCCAGGACGTGCCCGATTCGTTCCTCAAGGGCCGGCGGTTCGCATTCACGTCCGGCGTGCCCAAGCTACTCGGGACGCCGCGGAAGTACGAAAAGCGGGGCAAGGGCGGGGTCTGGATGTCGGACGCCGTGCCGAAGTTGCATGAGGTGGCCGACGAGATCTGCATGATCAAGTCGATGAAGACCGACGAATTCAACCACGCGCCGGCTGAGTTGCTGCTATTCACCGGCTCCGCCCGGCAGGGGCGGCCGGGGATGGGGTCGTGGGTGACCTACGGGCTGGGCACCGAGAACCAGAACCTGCCCGGCTTCGTCGTGCTGATTTCGAGCGGGGTCCAGCCGAGTGGCGGGGCGAACGACTGGGGCAACGGGTTCCTCCCGAGCGTCTTCCAGGGCGTCCAGTGCCGCACGAAGGGTGACCCGGTGCTATACGTCTCCGACCCGGCCGGGATGGACCGCGGCATGCGGAAGAAGACGATCGACGCCCTCCACGACCTGAACGACCTGCAAGCCGGCGAACTGGGCCACCCGGAAACCCAGACGCGGATCGCCCAGTATGAACTCGCGTTCCGGATGCAGACGGCCGTGCCCGAGGTGATGGACATTACCAAGGAGACGAAGCAGACGATCGAGGATTACGGCGCCTCGCCGGGTGGCGCGAGTTTCGCCAACAACTGCCTGCTCGCCCGTCGGTTGGTGCAGAAAGGCGTTCGCTTCGTCCAGCTCTTCGATTGGGGCTGGGACTTCCACGGGACCGGCCCCGGCGAGGACATCCGCGACGGCCTGACGAAGAAGTGCGCGACGATGGACAAGCCGATCGCGGCCCTGATCCGCGACCTCAAGCGGCTCGGCATGCTCGACGACACGCTGATCGTCTGGACCGGCGAGTTCGGCCGGACCCCGTTCCGCGAAGGCCGGACGGCCGGCGGCTCGGTCCTCGGCCGCGACCACTACCCGGACTGCTACTGCGCCTGGATGGCCGGGGCCGGGGTCAAGCACGGGTACAGCCACGGCGAGACCGACGACCTCGGCTTCAGCGTGGCCAAGGACCTCGTCCACGTCCACGACTTCCAGGCCACCCTGATGCACCTGCTCGGGTTCGACCACACCAAACTCACATACCGCTTCCAGGGCCGCGACTACCGGCTCACCGATGTCCACGGCCACGTGGTCAAAGACGTGCTGGCGTAA
- a CDS encoding FAD-dependent monooxygenase translates to MDKPQVLIAGAGPTGLVLALWLARVGVPFRLIDRKPGPGEGSRAIAVQARTLEFYRQLGIAADVIARGFKIDRFRLRNQSGVLATSPLGEVGKGESPYPFVLTFPQDDHERLLIDRLRAAGHAVEWDTELTTLTQHDDGVRAVLRSPGGEETWTGSYLCGCDGAHSAVRHGLGVGFPGGTYDQPFYVADVMAEGDWSEHDISAYFAEKTLNLVFPVREPGMFRLIGLVPEDLRGRDDLRFDDLREGVERTTGTRVTKVNWFSKYRVHHRVADHFRHGRVFLAGDAGHVHSPAGGQGMNTGIGDAVNLAWKLAAVLKGQANPSLLDSYDSERLPFARALVATTDRVFAAIVGGSFLTRMIRSVGFPYLLPLVLRFEAARRAQFRLVSQTRITYRKGPLADGVVGTVHAGDRLPWVEGTDNYEPLKSLDWQIHVYGTPTAALRDFTTGSGVMLCAWPWTEAARQAGLRKNALYLVRPDGHIGFARGTQDVEKLRKYLAARLSGGMPRVVEVAAGS, encoded by the coding sequence ATGGATAAGCCACAGGTGCTGATCGCCGGGGCCGGCCCGACCGGGCTGGTCCTCGCCTTGTGGCTGGCGAGGGTCGGTGTGCCGTTCCGCTTGATCGACCGGAAGCCCGGGCCGGGGGAAGGGTCTCGGGCGATCGCCGTTCAGGCCCGGACCCTGGAGTTCTACCGGCAACTCGGCATCGCCGCCGACGTGATCGCCCGCGGGTTCAAGATCGATCGGTTCCGGCTCCGCAATCAGTCGGGCGTCCTTGCGACCAGCCCTCTCGGAGAGGTCGGCAAGGGGGAGAGCCCGTACCCGTTCGTCCTCACCTTCCCGCAGGACGACCATGAACGTCTCCTGATCGACCGCCTCCGCGCGGCCGGCCACGCCGTCGAATGGGACACCGAGTTGACCACCCTGACGCAACACGACGACGGCGTGCGGGCTGTTCTTCGCTCTCCCGGCGGCGAGGAGACGTGGACTGGCTCGTACCTTTGCGGTTGCGACGGCGCCCACAGCGCGGTCCGGCACGGCCTCGGCGTCGGCTTCCCGGGCGGGACGTACGACCAACCGTTCTATGTCGCTGATGTGATGGCGGAAGGGGATTGGTCCGAGCACGACATCTCCGCGTACTTCGCCGAGAAAACCTTGAACCTGGTTTTCCCGGTACGAGAGCCGGGCATGTTCCGGCTCATCGGCCTCGTGCCCGAAGACCTCCGGGGTCGCGACGACCTCCGGTTCGACGACCTCCGCGAAGGCGTCGAGAGAACGACCGGCACGCGGGTGACGAAGGTCAACTGGTTTTCAAAGTACCGCGTCCATCACCGCGTCGCGGATCACTTTCGACACGGCCGGGTTTTCCTGGCCGGGGACGCGGGCCACGTCCACAGTCCGGCCGGCGGCCAGGGGATGAACACCGGCATCGGCGACGCGGTGAACCTCGCCTGGAAGTTGGCCGCCGTTCTCAAGGGCCAGGCCAACCCCAGCCTGCTCGATTCGTACGACTCAGAACGGCTCCCATTCGCCCGGGCGCTGGTCGCGACGACCGATCGGGTTTTCGCGGCCATAGTCGGCGGCAGCTTCCTGACCCGCATGATTCGTTCCGTCGGCTTCCCGTATCTGCTCCCCCTCGTACTCCGATTCGAGGCCGCCCGCCGGGCCCAGTTCCGGCTCGTTTCCCAGACCCGCATTACGTACCGAAAGGGGCCACTGGCCGACGGGGTCGTCGGCACGGTTCACGCCGGCGACCGTCTGCCGTGGGTCGAGGGGACCGACAACTACGAGCCGCTGAAGTCGCTCGACTGGCAGATCCACGTCTACGGGACGCCGACGGCAGCCCTCCGCGACTTCACGACAGGCTCGGGGGTTATGCTGTGCGCGTGGCCCTGGACCGAGGCCGCCCGCCAAGCCGGGCTCCGGAAAAACGCCCTGTATCTGGTGCGGCCCGACGGCCACATTGGCTTCGCTCGGGGAACCCAGGATGTCGAGAAGTTGCGGAAGTATCTGGCCGCACGGCTCTCCGGCGGAATGCCCCGAGTTGTCGAAGTTGCCGCCGGCAGTTAA